A single region of the Bacteroides luhongzhouii genome encodes:
- a CDS encoding ATP-binding protein: MQTDNERYKKMASLAQIGWWEVDLTAGYYLCSDYLCDLLGLDGNTISVSDFSNLIREDYRKQIAREFRANTSIHKDFYEQTFPIHSKYGEVWLHTRLAFREKGIGVNGGDKSFGIIQRVEAPKEEDQRDALRRVNDLLRRQNFVSQSLLRFLRDEEVDSCIADILKEILNLYNRKGRVYIFEYDESHTHHSCTYEVVSEGVSAEKETLQGIPTSQSRWWSEQILAGKPIVLDTLEQLPEEAVDEYQILAVQGIRSLMVTPLMAGAHVWGYMGIDLVKNYHDWTNEDFQWFSSLGNIISICIELRKAKDKVVREQTFLNNLFHFMPMGYIRISIIRDGNNEPCDYRVTDANEVSSTFFGHPLESYIGALASENHPDYLQKVDFLKEILGSNSYREKDEYFSRTERYTHWVIYSPGKDEIVGLFLDSTGSVQANRALDRSEKLFKNIFANIPAGVEIYDKDGYLMDLNNKDLEIFGVVNKSDVIGVNFFENPNVPQSIRDRVRNEDLVDFRLNYSFEQTEGYYETNRSNVIELYSKVSKLYDNEGNFSGYILISIDNTERIDAMNRIRDFENFFLMISDYAKVGYAKLNLLNRKGYAIKQWYKNLGEEEDALLDEVVGVYTNMHPEDRQRFLDFYDEVRDGKRRHFQGEMRIRRPGTKNEWNWVSSNVMVTNYKPEENEIEIIGINYDITELKETEAELIQARDKAEMMDRLKSAFLANMSHEIRTPLNAIVGFSDLLVETADLAERQEYVKIVRENNDLLLQLISDILDLSKIEAGTFEFTNGDVDVNLLCEDIVRSMRMKAKEEVELVFDDHLPVCHVISDRNRIHQVISNFVNNAMKFTSEGSIHVGYKLKEGELEFYVEDTGIGIDKEQLPHIFERFVKLNSFVHGTGLGLSICQSIVEQLGGCIGVDSEKGKGSRFWFTIPGVIVVEEMCCAQ; encoded by the coding sequence ATGCAAACAGACAACGAACGATACAAAAAAATGGCTTCTCTTGCACAAATCGGGTGGTGGGAAGTAGATTTAACGGCAGGATATTATTTATGTTCCGATTATCTTTGTGACCTTTTGGGGTTGGATGGTAACACTATCTCTGTTTCGGATTTTTCGAATTTGATACGTGAAGATTACCGAAAACAGATTGCCAGGGAATTCCGGGCAAATACTTCTATTCATAAGGACTTTTACGAACAAACTTTCCCTATTCATTCAAAATATGGCGAGGTCTGGTTACATACCCGTCTGGCTTTTCGTGAGAAAGGTATAGGAGTTAATGGAGGTGATAAGTCTTTTGGAATAATCCAGCGTGTTGAGGCTCCTAAGGAAGAAGATCAAAGGGATGCATTGAGACGTGTGAATGACTTGCTTCGCCGTCAGAATTTTGTTTCACAGTCGTTGCTTCGTTTTCTCCGCGATGAAGAAGTTGATTCCTGTATAGCAGATATTTTAAAGGAAATTCTGAATCTTTATAATAGAAAAGGTCGTGTTTATATTTTTGAATATGATGAAAGTCATACTCATCATAGCTGCACTTATGAGGTTGTTTCCGAAGGAGTATCAGCAGAAAAAGAGACTCTGCAAGGCATACCTACCAGTCAATCGAGATGGTGGAGCGAACAGATATTAGCCGGCAAACCTATTGTCCTGGATACATTGGAACAGTTGCCTGAAGAAGCAGTCGATGAGTATCAGATACTTGCTGTCCAAGGGATTCGATCTTTGATGGTTACTCCTTTGATGGCAGGTGCCCATGTTTGGGGATATATGGGTATTGATTTAGTGAAAAATTACCATGACTGGACTAATGAAGATTTTCAATGGTTCTCCTCATTGGGAAATATCATAAGCATTTGTATTGAGTTGCGTAAGGCTAAAGACAAGGTAGTTCGTGAACAGACTTTCCTGAATAATCTGTTTCATTTTATGCCGATGGGATATATACGTATATCCATTATCCGTGACGGGAATAATGAACCTTGTGATTATCGGGTGACGGACGCGAATGAGGTTAGTTCAACCTTCTTTGGTCATCCTTTAGAATCCTACATTGGTGCTTTGGCATCTGAAAATCATCCTGACTATCTCCAAAAAGTTGATTTCCTGAAAGAAATTTTGGGAAGTAACTCTTATAGGGAGAAAGATGAGTATTTTTCTAGAACGGAACGATATACGCATTGGGTTATTTACTCTCCCGGAAAGGATGAAATAGTTGGTTTGTTCCTCGATTCTACGGGATCGGTGCAGGCTAACCGGGCATTGGACCGTAGCGAAAAGCTCTTTAAGAATATCTTTGCTAATATCCCGGCAGGGGTAGAAATCTACGATAAGGACGGCTATTTGATGGATCTGAATAATAAAGATCTGGAGATATTTGGTGTGGTGAATAAATCGGATGTGATAGGGGTTAATTTTTTTGAGAATCCGAATGTACCACAGAGCATCCGTGATCGTGTACGGAATGAAGATTTGGTAGATTTCAGGCTTAATTATTCTTTTGAACAGACGGAAGGGTATTATGAAACAAACCGTTCTAATGTGATAGAACTATATTCGAAGGTTAGTAAGTTATATGATAATGAGGGTAACTTCAGCGGATATATTTTAATAAGCATTGATAATACAGAACGGATTGATGCAATGAATCGTATCCGTGATTTTGAGAATTTCTTCCTGATGATATCCGATTATGCAAAAGTAGGTTATGCCAAGTTGAATCTTTTGAATCGTAAAGGGTATGCCATAAAACAATGGTATAAAAATCTAGGTGAGGAGGAAGATGCACTTTTGGATGAGGTTGTGGGTGTTTATACCAATATGCATCCTGAAGACCGTCAACGTTTCCTCGATTTTTATGATGAGGTCAGAGATGGAAAAAGAAGGCATTTTCAGGGTGAGATGCGTATCCGTCGTCCTGGAACAAAGAATGAATGGAATTGGGTGAGTAGTAATGTGATGGTCACTAACTATAAACCGGAGGAAAACGAAATAGAAATCATCGGTATCAACTATGACATTACAGAATTGAAAGAAACCGAAGCTGAACTGATTCAGGCACGCGATAAAGCGGAGATGATGGATCGCTTGAAAAGTGCTTTCCTTGCAAATATGAGTCATGAAATCCGTACACCGCTAAATGCTATTGTTGGCTTCTCCGACTTGCTGGTGGAAACTGCAGACCTGGCAGAACGTCAGGAGTATGTTAAGATTGTACGTGAGAATAATGATCTCTTGCTGCAACTTATTTCAGATATACTTGATTTATCAAAGATTGAAGCTGGTACGTTTGAATTTACCAATGGGGATGTAGATGTAAACTTGTTGTGTGAGGATATTGTCCGCTCTATGCGCATGAAAGCGAAAGAGGAGGTGGAGCTGGTATTTGATGATCATCTTCCGGTTTGTCATGTCATTAGTGACCGTAACCGTATACATCAAGTAATCTCTAACTTTGTTAATAATGCAATGAAATTTACCTCCGAAGGGAGTATTCATGTTGGATATAAACTAAAAGAAGGAGAACTGGAGTTTTATGTCGAAGATACGGGTATTGGTATTGATAAAGAGCAGTTACCGCATATTTTTGAACGCTTCGTGAAGCTTAATTCTTTTGTACACGGCACTGGATTGGGACTCTCTATCTGTCAGAGCATAGTTGAACAATTGGGAGGATGTATTGGCGTTGACTCTGAAAAAGGAAAAGGATCACGGTTCTGGTTTACTATTCCCGGAGTAATTGTGGTGGAAGAGATGTGTTGTGCCCAGTAA
- a CDS encoding NADH-quinone oxidoreductase subunit N: MDYSQFLYMREELSLIAVLLLLFLADLFMSPDAHKNSGKARLNTMLPVILMAIHTAINLIPGTAADAFGGMYHYVPMHTVVKSILNVGTLIVFLMAHEWMKREDTSFKQGEFYVLTLSTLFGMYLMISAGHFLMFFIGLETASIPMAALIAFDKYRHNSAEAGAKYILTALFSSALLLFGLSMLYGSAGTLYFDDLPAHIDGNPLQIMAFVFFFTGMAFKLSLVPFHLWTADVYEGAPSAVTAYLSVISKGSAAFVLLAVLIKVFAPMINDWQEVLYWVTIASITIANIFAIRQQNLKRLMAFSSISQAGYIMLGVIGGTAQGMTALVYYVLVYAAANLGVFAVITIVALRSQKFTLEDYAGLYKTNPKIAFLMTLSLFSLAGIPPFAGFFSKFFIFMAAFDAGFHLLVFIALVNTVISLYYYLLIVKAMYITPSDNPIPTFRSDRCTKWGLALCTLGIIGLGIASIVYQSIDKLSFGI, translated from the coding sequence ATGGATTATTCACAATTTCTATATATGCGAGAAGAGCTGTCGCTCATAGCTGTTTTACTGCTGCTATTTCTAGCTGACCTCTTCATGAGTCCGGATGCACACAAAAATAGTGGGAAAGCACGCCTGAACACAATGTTGCCCGTTATTCTGATGGCTATCCATACGGCTATCAACTTGATCCCGGGGACTGCTGCCGATGCCTTCGGCGGTATGTATCACTATGTACCGATGCACACAGTTGTTAAATCAATCCTGAACGTCGGTACACTGATTGTTTTTCTGATGGCGCACGAGTGGATGAAACGAGAAGATACTTCATTCAAACAAGGAGAATTCTATGTACTTACACTCTCTACCTTGTTTGGTATGTACCTCATGATTTCCGCCGGACATTTCCTGATGTTCTTCATCGGACTCGAAACAGCTTCTATTCCAATGGCAGCATTAATAGCCTTCGATAAATACCGTCATAACTCTGCCGAAGCAGGTGCCAAATACATTCTGACAGCTCTTTTCTCCAGTGCATTGCTGTTGTTTGGCCTGTCAATGCTCTATGGTTCTGCCGGAACTCTTTATTTCGATGACCTCCCTGCCCATATCGACGGAAATCCGTTACAGATCATGGCATTTGTATTCTTCTTCACAGGAATGGCATTCAAGTTATCACTGGTTCCGTTCCACTTATGGACAGCAGACGTTTACGAAGGCGCTCCGAGTGCAGTTACCGCTTATTTGAGTGTTATATCAAAAGGATCGGCAGCATTTGTATTATTGGCTGTCCTTATCAAAGTATTCGCTCCAATGATCAATGACTGGCAGGAAGTACTTTACTGGGTAACCATCGCTTCTATCACTATTGCCAATATATTTGCTATCCGTCAGCAAAATCTGAAACGCTTGATGGCGTTCTCCAGTATTTCGCAAGCGGGATACATTATGTTGGGCGTTATCGGAGGTACAGCACAGGGCATGACAGCTTTGGTATATTACGTACTAGTGTACGCTGCTGCCAACCTCGGAGTATTTGCCGTAATTACCATCGTGGCATTACGCAGTCAGAAATTCACGCTTGAAGATTACGCAGGACTTTATAAAACAAATCCGAAAATCGCTTTCCTGATGACCTTGTCTCTGTTCTCATTGGCAGGTATTCCTCCATTTGCCGGATTCTTCTCTAAGTTCTTTATCTTCATGGCTGCTTTCGATGCAGGTTTCCACTTGCTGGTATTCATCGCATTGGTAAATACAGTGATTTCGTTGTATTACTATCTGCTGATTGTAAAAGCAATGTATATCACTCCTTCCGACAACCCGATTCCTACTTTCCGCAGCGACCGTTGCACAAAATGGGGACTGGCACTTTGCACGCTGGGTATTATCGGACTAGGTATCGCAAGTATCGTATATCAGTCTATTGATAAACTGTCGTTCGGAATTTAA
- a CDS encoding complex I subunit 4 family protein translates to MNFLSIFVLIPLLMLAGLWAARGIKAIRGVMVTGASALLIASVVLTFLYLGERSAGNTAEMLFRADTLWYAPLHISYSVGVDGISVAMLLLSAVIVFTGTFASWRLQPLTKEYFLWFTLLSMGVFGFFISIDLFTMFMFYEIALIPMYLLIGVWGSGRKEYAAMKLTLMLMGGSAFLLIGILGIYFGSGATTMNLLEIAQLHNIPFAQQCIWFPLTFLGFGVLGALFPFHTWSPDGHASAPTAVSMLHAGVLMKLGGYGCFRIAMYLMPEAANELSWIFLILTGISVVYGAFSACVQTDLKYINAYSSVSHCGLVLFAILMLNQTAATGAILQMLSHGLMTALFFALIGMIYGRTHTRDVRELAGLMKIMPFLSVCYVIAGLANLGLPGLSGFIAEMTIFVGSFQNNDQFHRVLTIIACSSIVITAVYILRLVGKILYGTCTNKHHLELTDATWDERVAVICLIVCVAGLGMAPFWVSHMIGESVLPVVSQLIP, encoded by the coding sequence ATGAATTTCTTATCAATATTCGTACTTATCCCCTTATTGATGCTGGCCGGACTCTGGGCAGCACGAGGAATCAAAGCCATCCGGGGGGTTATGGTTACTGGCGCATCGGCACTTCTGATTGCCTCCGTCGTACTTACATTCCTGTATCTGGGAGAGCGTAGCGCCGGAAACACGGCAGAAATGCTTTTCCGTGCAGATACGCTTTGGTATGCCCCGCTTCACATATCTTATTCAGTAGGTGTTGACGGAATTTCGGTAGCCATGTTGTTATTGTCTGCTGTCATCGTATTCACCGGTACATTCGCTTCCTGGCGTCTGCAACCGCTGACGAAAGAATATTTCCTCTGGTTCACCCTGTTGTCTATGGGAGTATTCGGATTCTTTATATCCATTGATTTGTTCACCATGTTCATGTTCTACGAAATTGCGTTGATACCGATGTACCTGTTGATTGGTGTATGGGGATCAGGACGTAAAGAATATGCAGCGATGAAACTGACCCTTATGTTGATGGGCGGTTCCGCTTTCCTGTTGATCGGTATTCTCGGAATCTATTTCGGCTCGGGGGCAACCACCATGAACCTTCTTGAAATTGCACAGTTGCACAACATACCTTTTGCACAGCAATGCATTTGGTTCCCGCTGACTTTCCTCGGCTTCGGTGTATTGGGCGCGCTTTTCCCGTTCCACACATGGAGTCCTGACGGTCACGCTTCCGCCCCGACTGCCGTATCTATGCTTCATGCCGGAGTATTGATGAAACTGGGAGGTTACGGATGTTTCCGTATCGCCATGTATCTGATGCCGGAAGCAGCCAACGAACTTTCATGGATATTCCTGATATTGACAGGTATCTCTGTAGTTTACGGTGCATTCTCCGCTTGTGTACAGACCGACTTGAAATATATCAATGCTTATTCATCCGTATCTCACTGCGGACTGGTTCTTTTCGCCATTCTGATGCTGAACCAGACAGCAGCAACAGGAGCAATTCTTCAGATGCTTTCACACGGATTGATGACAGCCTTGTTCTTTGCTCTGATCGGTATGATATATGGACGTACACACACACGTGACGTTCGCGAACTTGCCGGTTTAATGAAAATCATGCCGTTCCTTAGTGTATGTTATGTGATTGCCGGTCTTGCCAACCTCGGTCTGCCAGGATTAAGTGGTTTCATTGCCGAAATGACCATCTTCGTCGGCTCTTTCCAAAATAACGACCAGTTCCACCGCGTACTGACTATCATCGCCTGTTCTTCGATTGTGATTACCGCAGTCTACATCCTGCGTCTGGTAGGTAAGATTCTATACGGAACCTGCACCAACAAACATCATCTCGAACTGACTGATGCAACTTGGGACGAACGTGTAGCCGTTATCTGCCTCATCGTTTGTGTTGCCGGACTAGGTATGGCTCCATTCTGGGTTAGCCACATGATTGGTGAAAGCGTATTACCAGTTGTCTCACAACTAATCCCCTAA
- the nuoL gene encoding NADH-quinone oxidoreductase subunit L, with amino-acid sequence MELTILILLLPFFSFLILGIGGKWMSHRTAGTIGTLILGAVAVLSYVTAIQYFSAPRLEDGTFATLIPYNFTWLPFTETLHFDLGILLDPISVMMLIVISTVSLMVHIYSFGYMKGEVGFQRYYAFLSLFTMSMLGLVVATNIFQMYLFWELVGVSSYLLIGFYYTKPAAIAASKKAFIVTRFADLGFLIGILIYGYYGGTFGFTPDTVSLISGGASMLPLALGLMFVGGAGKSAMFPLHIWLPDAMEGPTPVSALIHAATMVVAGVYLVARMFPLFIAYAPNTLHMVAWVGAFTAFYAASVACVQSDIKRVLAFSTISQIGFMMVALGVCTSMNPHEGGLGYMASMFHLFTHAMFKALLFLGAGSIIHAVHSNEMSAMGGLRKYMPITHWTFLIACLAIAGIPPFSGFFSKDEILAACFQYSPVMGWVMTVIAAMTAFYMFRLYYGIFWGKENKELHAHHTPHESPLAMTFPLMFLAVVTCGAGFIPFGHFISSNGESYSIHLDLSVAITSVVIAVISIAIATWMYRNAKQPVADSLAKRFKGLHNAAYNRFYIDDIYQFITHKIIFRCISTPIAWFDRHVVDGFFDFLAWATNTTSDEIRGLQSGQVQQYAYVFLCGALALILLLIL; translated from the coding sequence ATGGAACTAACAATTCTAATACTCCTTCTTCCTTTCTTCTCCTTTCTCATATTGGGAATTGGAGGTAAATGGATGTCCCACCGGACAGCGGGTACAATCGGTACGCTGATACTGGGAGCAGTAGCAGTACTATCCTACGTTACAGCTATCCAATATTTCTCCGCTCCACGACTGGAAGACGGAACATTCGCCACACTGATACCTTACAACTTCACGTGGCTTCCTTTTACAGAGACCTTACACTTCGATTTGGGCATCTTGCTCGATCCTATATCAGTAATGATGTTGATCGTCATCTCTACAGTGTCACTGATGGTACATATCTACTCTTTCGGTTACATGAAAGGAGAAGTCGGTTTTCAACGCTATTACGCTTTCCTATCCCTGTTTACCATGTCTATGCTGGGATTGGTCGTCGCAACCAACATCTTCCAGATGTACCTTTTCTGGGAGCTGGTGGGTGTAAGTTCTTACCTGTTAATCGGTTTTTATTATACAAAACCGGCTGCCATCGCTGCTTCCAAAAAAGCGTTTATTGTTACTCGCTTTGCTGACTTGGGCTTCCTGATCGGTATCCTGATTTACGGATATTATGGCGGCACATTCGGATTCACCCCGGATACGGTATCCTTGATTAGCGGTGGAGCTTCCATGCTTCCGCTGGCTCTCGGATTGATGTTTGTCGGCGGTGCCGGTAAAAGTGCCATGTTCCCATTGCATATCTGGTTACCGGATGCCATGGAAGGTCCTACTCCGGTCAGCGCATTGATTCATGCGGCTACCATGGTAGTTGCCGGTGTATATCTGGTGGCACGTATGTTCCCACTTTTCATTGCATATGCACCGAATACGCTGCATATGGTTGCCTGGGTAGGTGCATTTACAGCATTTTATGCAGCAAGTGTGGCTTGCGTACAATCAGACATCAAACGTGTACTGGCTTTCTCTACCATTTCACAGATTGGTTTCATGATGGTAGCCCTGGGTGTTTGTACTTCTATGAATCCGCACGAAGGAGGTTTGGGCTACATGGCTTCCATGTTCCACCTTTTCACACATGCCATGTTTAAGGCATTGCTCTTCCTCGGCGCAGGTAGCATTATTCATGCCGTACATTCTAATGAAATGTCCGCTATGGGAGGTTTACGCAAATATATGCCGATCACCCACTGGACATTCCTGATTGCTTGTCTTGCTATTGCCGGTATTCCTCCATTCTCGGGCTTCTTCTCGAAAGATGAAATTCTGGCTGCTTGCTTCCAATACAGCCCTGTAATGGGATGGGTGATGACAGTCATCGCTGCAATGACTGCTTTCTATATGTTCCGTCTTTACTACGGTATTTTTTGGGGAAAAGAAAACAAAGAACTCCATGCACATCACACACCACATGAAAGTCCGCTGGCTATGACTTTCCCATTAATGTTCCTGGCAGTAGTAACTTGTGGAGCAGGATTTATTCCTTTCGGACATTTCATTAGTTCGAATGGTGAATCTTACTCTATCCATCTTGATCTGTCAGTAGCTATTACAAGTGTTGTTATTGCGGTTATTTCGATTGCGATCGCTACATGGATGTACAGGAATGCGAAACAGCCTGTTGCCGATTCATTGGCAAAACGATTCAAAGGTCTACACAACGCAGCCTACAATCGCTTCTATATTGATGATATCTACCAGTTTATTACGCATAAGATTATCTTCCGCTGCATCTCTACTCCTATCGCATGGTTCGACCGTCATGTAGTGGATGGATTCTTTGACTTCCTGGCATGGGCCACCAACACAACAAGCGACGAGATCCGTGGTTTGCAGAGTGGTCAGGTACAACAATATGCGTATGTGTTCCTTTGCGGTGCACTGGCACTTATCCTACTATTAATCTTATAA
- the nuoK gene encoding NADH-quinone oxidoreductase subunit NuoK, translating to MIHMEYYLVVSTIMMFAGIYGFFTRRNTLAILISVELMLNATDINFAVFNRFLFPEGMEGYFFALFSIAISAAETAVAIAIMINIYRNLRSIQVRNLDELKW from the coding sequence ATGATACACATGGAATATTATCTGGTAGTTTCTACCATCATGATGTTTGCAGGAATCTATGGATTCTTTACCCGCCGCAACACGCTGGCCATCCTGATTTCTGTAGAGTTAATGCTGAATGCCACGGACATCAACTTCGCCGTGTTCAACCGTTTTCTCTTTCCGGAAGGAATGGAAGGCTACTTCTTTGCACTCTTTTCCATCGCCATCTCGGCTGCGGAAACAGCAGTAGCCATTGCCATCATGATTAACATTTATCGTAACCTCCGAAGCATCCAGGTACGCAACTTGGACGAGCTGAAGTGGTGA
- a CDS encoding NADH-quinone oxidoreductase subunit J family protein, translating to MGSTLETVVFYFLAAFIIAMSIMTVTTQRIVRSATYLLFVLFGTAGIYFLLGYTFLGSVQIMVYAGGIVVLYVFSILLTSGEGDRAEKVKRSKFLSGLITMIAGLAIILFITLKHNFMQTANLAPHEINIHAIGNALLSSDKYGYVLPFEAVSILLLACIIGGIIIARKR from the coding sequence ATGGGATCAACACTTGAAACAGTAGTATTCTACTTTTTGGCAGCATTTATTATTGCTATGTCCATCATGACGGTGACTACCCAACGTATCGTACGCTCGGCTACCTACCTGCTCTTCGTGCTCTTCGGCACGGCTGGCATCTATTTTTTGCTGGGTTACACCTTTCTGGGTTCCGTTCAGATAATGGTTTATGCCGGTGGTATCGTCGTTCTTTATGTATTCTCCATCCTGTTGACCAGCGGAGAAGGTGACCGAGCCGAGAAAGTGAAACGAAGTAAGTTCCTGTCCGGGCTCATCACAATGATTGCCGGTTTAGCAATTATCCTGTTTATCACGTTGAAGCATAATTTCATGCAGACAGCTAATCTTGCCCCGCATGAGATTAACATTCATGCTATCGGGAACGCCCTGCTTAGCAGTGACAAATACGGCTATGTATTGCCTTTTGAAGCTGTCAGTATCTTGTTGCTGGCTTGTATCATCGGTGGTATCATCATTGCACGTAAAAGATAA
- a CDS encoding 4Fe-4S binding protein, which yields MEYKDKKYTYLGGLVHGISTLATGMKTSIKVYFRKKVTEQYPENRKELKMFDRFRGTLNMPHNENNEHRCVACGLCQMACPNDTIKVTSETVETEDGKKKKILATYEYDLGACMFCQLCVNACPHDAITFDQNFEHAVFDRTKLVLKLNHDGSKVIEKKKEV from the coding sequence ATGGAATATAAAGATAAAAAATATACGTACTTAGGTGGTCTGGTGCATGGCATCAGTACACTGGCAACGGGTATGAAAACCAGCATCAAGGTATACTTCCGTAAGAAAGTGACCGAGCAATATCCCGAAAACCGGAAAGAGCTGAAAATGTTCGACCGTTTCCGTGGTACGCTGAATATGCCCCACAATGAGAATAATGAACATCGCTGTGTAGCTTGCGGACTGTGCCAAATGGCTTGTCCGAACGATACAATCAAAGTGACCAGCGAAACCGTCGAAACAGAAGATGGAAAGAAAAAGAAAATCCTGGCAACCTATGAATATGATCTGGGTGCCTGTATGTTCTGCCAGCTCTGTGTCAATGCTTGTCCGCACGATGCCATCACGTTCGATCAGAACTTCGAGCATGCAGTCTTCGACCGGACGAAACTTGTCCTGAAGTTGAATCACGACGGTAGTAAAGTAATAGAAAAGAAAAAAGAAGTTTAG